In Amphiura filiformis chromosome 1, Afil_fr2py, whole genome shotgun sequence, the following are encoded in one genomic region:
- the LOC140157194 gene encoding uncharacterized protein, whose product MIDVGSPVTDINGSGQDVQPTVSPSKRRRLENLVQGLASSTTERVSVREMESDPNLRPGDVMGFHHDIFNTDGDRKELIDYCEKMLEECKNPTHQDHPTGTELVSISRDETTPTDPAEDRWNNFEDMDSDPYRNAFDIHDAFEDQQLKYAYYFDGERFVSIQVIMDVNTGECQLVLPIDHPHHLGVPEEVPIFETKRVPVENFKQR is encoded by the exons ATGATTGATGTTGGAAGTCCCG TCACCGATATCAACGGTAGCGGACAGGATGTACAACCAACCGTTAGTCCATCAAAACGTCGACGTTTGGAAAATCTGGTGCAAGGTCTGGCTTCGTCAACCACAGAGAGAGTCAGTGTCAGAGAAATGGAATCCGATCCTAACTTAAGGCCTGGTGATGTTATGGGCTTCCACCATGACATCTTTAACACGGATGGTGACCGAAAAGAGCTCATTGATTATTGTGAGAAAATGCTTGAAGAGTG CAAAAATCCAACGCATCAGGACCATCCGACAGGAACAGAACTTGTCAGCATCAGCAGAGACGAAACGACTCCAACAGATCCAGCAGAAGATAGGTGGAACAACTTTGAAGACATGGACTCAGACCCATACAGAAATGCTTTTGACATTCACGATGCTTTTGAAGACCAGCAACTGAAATACGCTTATTATTTTGATGGAGAGCGATTTGTATCGATTCAAGTTATCATGGATGTTAATACTGGAGAATGCCAGCTGGTCTTGCCAATTGATCATCCCCATCATCTTGGCGTACCAGAGGAAGTGCCAATCTTTGAGACCAAACGTGTTCCTGTGGAAAACTTCAAGCAACGATGA